Genomic window (Aricia agestis chromosome 7, ilAriAges1.1, whole genome shotgun sequence):
gtactgtacttatattatatttgcgaaagtgtgtctgtatgttacctcttcacgaccaaaccgctcaaccgattctGCTGTTTCATGTTTGGTATAGTAATTaaacttttagtcccgggaaaggacaggatactttttatccagaaaCAATGCACGGTTCCTGTGTGATGAAGGAATTTTTGCGCAAATCAGTTGTGAGCGTTATCTATAcaggtgttacaaaactaagtgacaatactttagggtgtgtacgtattcctcgtagagagttcactgtgaaagtagcagcgctaaaaggtcatttttttcacttttgtatggggaaatgaTGCTCGGGCCTATGCTcatgcaaaagtgaaaaaaaatttagtctttcagcgctgctactttcacagtaaactctctacaaggaacacgtacacagtacataccctaaaatattatcacttagttttgttactgtTACTGTATAcagtcgaattgagaaaccttctcctttttggaagtcggttataaaataagaattaaaaagCACTATagcaaagtagcagcgctgaaagactaatttttttcacttttgtgcaAACTTATGAcgctagggcgcttgcccatacaaaagttatataaatataGTTGAGGCTTAAGCCAATTTTAAAAAGGCATTTatatgaatattaataatattgattttactgtggaagtcggtttttattttttgataaattttttttttcagatccgAACGTTACAAACGTGTGTCCGTATGCGTTAAACGTATACGACCTCAACACCGACACCAGAATACGCAGGTACGTGTTCCGGCCCGAGGACATCGTTCCCGCCACCTTCATAGCCAACATCGCGCTGGACGAGGGCAGCACCTGCGACGACACCTTTGCCTACTTCTCCGACGAGCTGGGCTATGGCCTCATCGCATACTCCTGGGAGCTCAACAGGTCGTGGCGGTTCAAGCACAGCTACTTCATGCCCGACCCCCTCGTCGGAGACTTCAACATCGCCGGCCTCAACTTCCAGTGGGACGCCGAGGGCATCTTCGGGATAACCGCGTCACCCCGCGGCTCGGACGGGTTCAGGAACCTCTACTTCAGCCCTCTGACCAGCCACACCGAGTTCGCGGTGTCGACCCGCGTCCTAAGAAATGAGACCAAGGTCGGCGATTCGTACAAGGACTTCAAGGTCGTGGGCGTCCGCGGCCCCAACTCGCACACGACCGCCAAGGTCATGGACGACAGCGGCGTCCAGCTGTTCAGCTTGATCGACCAGAACGCCATCGGCTGCTGGAACTCGGCCCTGCAGTACAAACCCCAGAACATCGCCGTAGCCGATAAGGACGATGTCGGCCTAATTTTCCCTAGCGACGTCAAAATCGATGAGACTAGAACCGTGTGGGTAATTTCTGATAAGATGCCCGTATTTTTGGAATCCGACCTCGATTACACCGATGTCAACTTTAGAATATTTTCGGCGCCCCTGGATGCACTCGTTCGCGGGACCGTGTGCGAGCCGTCCGTTCCGTTCACTCCACCTCCCCAGTATTCCAACAATTTTGATATCATGTCCGTACTGAATCCCCAGTATCAACAGTTTTCTCTCCCAAACCCGAACCTGCAGCTCTCACAAAACTTGGTGCCGCAGTTCCCGAGCCAATATTTTGCGAGCCAATTCCCGAAGCCTAGCTACATAACCCGAAACAGAAACCGATGGTCGTTAAAGCAGaattatctaaaaaaataataattagtagcaCTCGTACGTAtctacttaagaggatacaccaggcgTTGTAATAAAAGAActgaaaatcttcgattcgttgtccgctgattccttcttcaaaacttaaccgatttaagtactttttcattaagaattaaagcaaggcttgagctgtgttcctatgttttattttttttgtatattttagccagttttgttttcggggtgtttgaacacagaggaaaatcttgccatttttttaggtttttgggcgttcttatcttttttaataataaaattatgaaaaaaaagaaaacatagggacatgctaatagtggccatagatattcaggaaaaaaatcataagtctaccggcattatccagggaggaaacagtggacagcgtttgtatggaaaaacggcggtgtggactcctcttaaatgtTAGTGAATGTATACTgatacttaatagttaaaaccGTATGAGTATTGAGAAGTCTATTGTGGTAATGTCGTGGTACAATTCCGATTGTAATGTTTTTGtaagtgataaaaatagatatttaaATGTATGGCGTGTAAGTTAttgttgaaaaataaaataaaacatttatgacgtagcaaacataaaatatcatttaatttttatttcaccttgctttatttttaaacaaaattttattaaccaACACGAAGTATCAAGTAAGCGAACATCGAACAAGTTTGCGTTCGCAGGATGTCAAGGCTTCGCCATTATGATCTCGGATCCTCGTTACAAATTTAAGCCTTAATCCTTAGACGATATGATTCTCTTTTGTATTTTGTGTACAATAAGGcaatggaaaaaatatattttttgaagcAAACCTGTTGTCCTTAGAGATTTGAATGCTATGATTTTTGGTAGACGTGTGTTTAACGCCACCGTGTGTCGTCGCTGACGTCGAGGACTACGAACATCTGCAGAAAGGAGGTGGTGTGGAGCCTTATCTGTGTTATCGAGTACACCTCGTATTAACATTGACGAAACAATTAGATCAAGTTAAGTTTTCCGGTTGTGTAACTACGATACAATATATTCTTCATTAAGCCTCTGAATCGGATCTCTAGCGAGCTCCACAAAGTGTTTCCTTTGTTTTGTGATGTTTAAATagtgctatattataataagtttatatttttaattaagatgAGTGTTCTTAATAATATGACCGACAAAGATGACAAAGAGTATGAACCCTATGATCATAGGATTGTGGAAAAACCCTGTTCGtaagtttttattcatttattttatatttattgtttccCAATAACCGGTATTATCACAAATACAGAATTGTTTAATCTCATTTTAGAGAGAATATCGCATAATCATAGCCACATAGAAGCATAATATCGCACCCACCACTGTAGCACTTTgagaaatataataccaaatgaaagggcttgaaaagttgaacattttattttatgatgatCTAAGCCATGGAAGAAAAAAGTTATTGAGGGTAGAAGgtgaaaaatatacaaaaaacacccTGTGTTATGCGAATGCAGTacagggtgttttttttttggtaaaataaaagatcctgtattattgcaccattcatatatttaatattataaagcgaaagagtatgtttgtttgtttgaacgcactaatctcaggaactactggttcgatttgaaaaattctttcagtgttagatatcccatttatcgaggaataggctataggcaatattttattacgctaagactaataggagcgaagaaatagaggaaaatgtggaaaaaacagaggaaaattatttggaagggcttaatctcagtaactactgATCCGAGTTGAAAAACTATTTCATTGTTAGatgcctatttatcgaggaaggctataggttatattttattacgctaagactaataggagcggagaaatagagaaaaatgtggaaaaaacaggggaaattatttgaaagggcttatctcatgaactactgcagcattttttctgttatttggcacgaataagaagtagaccacgtgaaggatcatatgctatttttgtggactaatttgtctataaaatatctaatttatgcgggcgaagccgcgcggaacgtatagttgctaattattattatttacatattttctcAAAAGGGATAATAGTACGGATAGGAGATGGAAATGTTAaattttttgcattttattgttttctaatttatgttttaaaaatataaaacacgagaCTTTCCTTAAGTTTGCCatatgaaattaatttaaagaaattattCCTTGCTACGAACTTTCTGAAGTGGTACAATAACGCAagctattttttaatgaaacaatcACTTTAATGGAACAAATTTCCAAACTAATAGTACACGACAAAATCAAGGAAAGGTATTTTCagcattatattattgtttcctcataaattatattttttaaacgtaTTACAACCTCCTTATGTTTGTCATATATACGAAATGGTTCCTTACTAGCAACACTATAAGTTGACGCAATAACACAgggtatttttatgtaattttttttaccttctGTCCTCATTATCTTTTTCTGCCacggtttagagatttttcatctacaataaaatgttcaactttttaaTCCCTTTCATTTGTTATAtggatgtgctacagcttgggtacgggttccatacaaaaatgccccttctCCTTTCATTAAATcctacaattaaaaataataattcaaaaataatGGTTTATAAAAAATGAAGTATTAACAAGGAACTCTtaatttaaatgagcaatttttTTAGAAACGTGAGAGCTACCGCAAATTTAATAAAGGCTTCCCTTGGATCGGGACTTCTGGCGGGACCTCTAGCCTTCTCTAACTCCGGTTGGGGAGTGGGGCTACTTGGTACCATTATAGTTGGCTTCATCTGTGGTCACTGCATACATATATTAGtgagtataatatttaagtatataatataattgtcatCAAATAATGCAGTAGTAGTATAATATTTAGGTATCTTATAATTGAAAAATTGAATGCAAGAAAatcaccacaaccacaccacgtggttgcgacgtggtgtggttgtggtacgtgtgggttggcccttagatTCAAAAATATGGTCCGAATTCGTTTTCATAAAGTAGTATTTTAGagtgaatatttaaaaaaatatttgatgtaATTTTTTAAGGTTAAAACATCATACGGTTGCTGTAAAATAGAGAGGAAGCCGCAGCTCGGATACGCAGAGACGTGCAAAACAGTTTTTGAGAATGGTCCCCAGTGTTTACGGCGGTTTGCGAATGCAGCAAGGTAAGTTCTTTGTTATGCTTAAAAAtatacggtcttaccacaaaagattaaacatctgttgaataGTTGTTTAGAGAcctttttgtactgaatttttctctaatcaactgttcaactggtatttaaatcttttgtagtaagaacGATACTGTTTATTCTTAGTCCTTACaaatatctacataatattatattgtcaacAACTACTGAAAGGCTGCAAGTCCTTGAATGTACCATCATTGTATTTTGGAGGACCGTAGCGTGACAACTGTTTTTTTGTCTGTTTCGTCTTACAAATTTAGCATTTACTAGTTTAGCAACTCTGACTACTATACCCGGTTTGACGACTAGAGACGAGTCTAATTATATCTCTCaaacacaaaatttaaaaagaatttCTAGACATTGTAAAGGAAAACTAACTTACGTACATACAAACTTACGTAAATACATTATAATGTATCTGCATTTTAGTACATACAGAAAAACATAATTCTTGACTGCTGGCGTAGAGTATGATGAGCTTCTACcagatctatatatataaaacttagctcagggtgactgactgactgattgacatagtgatctatcaacgcacagcccaaaccattggacggattgggctgaaatttggccggcaggtagatgttatgacgtaggcatccgctaagaaaggattttgacaaattccaactccaaggggttaaaataggggatgaaagtttgtataaaataatctttctaacgcgagcgaagccgtgggcaaaagctcgttaagaATAAGATAAAACGAGAAAGCAATGCCGGCATTTTCAATTATTCTTACGAATTCTCCATAAAAAATGACTTTTAAATGTAAACATTTAACACTAACGTAacaggtatattatatttaaagtaatagaGTTGTTAAAACCATTTAAAATGTCTTATAATGACGTGTTTAACCTAAGTCTAATATTACTCTGGTAATAGTCACGAATTAGAAGTAGCAAAACAGGTTTGCTTAGATTTTTCCTTATTTAATGTagagtgaaaataaaaaataagaaaaaatatgagcaaacaaaaaaactataacTGCATCCATCCATACTACAAAATTTTGTAAGTGTGTagctatctgttacctcttctcgcccaaaccgctgactcgattttgctgaaattttgtatggagatatttttagtcacgagaaaggacataggatactttttatcccggaaaatgtacggtttccatgtgataaacgaattttggtgcaacagagttgcggataTGTCTAGTAACAATGATaaacctaaaaataaagttgtaaACTTAGTACTTCttactaaattttttttcttctataaaATCAAAGACGGCTGTAATCTCTTCCTAGATAAACATTAAGTCACTATTATGATAATGTAATCTTTATCTGTATTGCTAATCTATCTGCACAATGTTTAAGTATAGCTGTAATTGTTGTTTATTACACGAACACTGGAAAGTTAGAGCTAGGTTtggcagaattataatattcgaAATGACAAAGcttagatattttatttgttattgaCACCAAAACTATAAACTGCTCTTGATTAGCTGACATAACTTTTCAGATCACACGCTTAGACccgaataatttataaaaccatttttaatttgcaaaCATACTTACGTAGTGATCTAAAAAAGTCTAATGTacctaaataaaacaaaaaactttcGGTCTACAATGTTTGATTTCAGACTAAACCTACCAAACGTACCAAACCAAATTAGTTAACAAAGAGTAAAGCCATTATTACACCACATATTTTCAGAGCTCGTATCGGTGGTTAGGGTAGGTTCCTTGTGAGGATACTTGCATTACTCCCTAAATACACTGGCCCTCAAATTGGGTAAAAATTTCTGAATACAGTCATAATAGGACATGCAGACCGGTTATCTTACAAAAGTGACTCATGCTCAAATAGTTAATTGCCGATTTACCTAAAAGTGTTTTGTATTAACCCTCCGTGTACGAGGTGGGGTATGACATACCCCAGCGCTAAAAAAAatccaaccccaagggattaaaataggggatgaaagtttgtatataataatacttgttaacgcgagtgaagccgcgggcaaaagctcgttaagtataatattagtatatcaAGGACAGCTAGCAAAACCTTGAAAATAAGAAAGGGGAAGGCTTGTAtgaatttgatttttattactGCCAGGAATCAAATTAACATAACAACAATCGTGGGATCGGTTTTAGAGAATACAAACTTACCGGACACGTTTTTCATCACGTTTATTCAAATGCTTAGTAATAATCATCTAAATTATAGATACTAATAATAAAGAGGAAAAGTTGCTTATTCAATAcgataaaaaaactactagactgattttgatgaaatttgtcgtacttagatatattattatagagtagCCGCTTTTCACGTTTTTActtttaggcgctttgcagacgacggggcggggcgggccggtcaatttcgccgcgaacgatataCACTAAGGGAATCCTTagatattaccaacgcacacggcgggcaaaaagaccacaccgctggtgcccggcgggcactggcggcgcatgtccgcggctgcccgccgtggattatttacacaaaccagtttacagcAGTAACGCAGACAGCGtatgctttgtgtacgcggcgcgggcagccgcagacatcgacgggcgtacgcagCGAAATTGACAGGCCCGCCCCGCCGCGTCTCGCTCGGCGCTTTGCGGACGAcgcgtcgtctgcaaagcgccgagcattatgttttaaaaatcaaatcgataaacaATAACTTATTAGGGTTGCATGTGGAAACCCAtttggattatatttttttatttgactgTTTGTTCCAGTATATTCGCCGAATTCGCTCTAATATGCACTTATGTAGGCGTTTGTTGCATTTACACCGTCCTTATATCAGATTCTGTTAAGCAGGTATGTAAATCGACCATAAATTAGTATAATgttgaataattaatttaaattttaaaaaataggtCATTGTTggaaaatatttaagagggagTGGTTTCTTGGTATCTAGAATGCTATGTCTAGAAgattattttagtaataaaagatgtaataattttattacatatcaatgacattgttttgactttaaccttgtTATTTTAAGTAAACAACAAGTAGAAATCAAATAGCTAAAAACAATCGTGTATCAACATCATGCTTATCATACCtccaatattatcataatatataccCCTAACAAATTAGTTCATGTTTTCAGTTGATGGACACATACGTACCGGGGGTAGAGATTTCTGTGGAACAATACTGCCTCATCATACTGATACCGCTATGTCTGATGTGCCAAATAAAATACTTGAAGTGGCTAGCCATATTCTCTCTCCTGGCGAATGTATTTCTGATGCTAACGTACCTCCTATGCTTGTACTATGCGTTCCAAGGTGACATTACGATTGCAGACAAAAAAATCGCTGGAAGCTTGGCCAGATTTCCGGCATTTATATCgtaagtataaagtatttcccAACAGCCATGAATTCCGATCGTGTCACAAATCGTGTAATCGATCACTAGATTTACTTGCTCCGTGATCTAGAGCAAAATTAGACTTAAATGTAGATATATAAATCGaatctaatattaaatattcatgagtcatgacattaTATTTTACAGTCGTAAACAAGTTCCATTTTTGCTCGTCCGTGTAACCTAGCACCTTTAAAGTCTTCTTAAAAAGAAGACTTTAAAGCAACTAGATTTAGAATTCAATCGATAGAACAGTGGGATGATTTAAGCtaaggccaaacctacgcgaccaggcgattgcgaagcggagcgtcaagttgttaaatgtgttttttgtatacagggtgtaacaaaattagtgataatactttagggtgtgtacgtgttctttgtagagagttaactgtgaaagtagcagctctgaaagacgaattttttttttacttttgtatgggcaagggtccgagcgtcacgagtttccccatacaaaagtaaaaaaaaatttggtctttcagcgctgctactttcacagtgaactctctacaaggaacacgtacacacccttaagtattatcacttatttttgttacaccttgtataggtcaaacctacgcgaccaggcgactgcgaagcgacTGCGAgctgcgtcaagttgtcaaatgtgtgttttgtatacaaaaaacatatttaacaacttgacgctccgcttcgcagtcgcctggtcgcgtaggtttggcctaagctttacaATTCACAAATCCTATCAGAAATTTAGGCGCGTCCATTGGTTAACGCTAAGCATATTATTTATTGGCTGTCGCGCGGTGAAGATGTCGAATCTTAATCGaattgtaaattttttaatcAGTCCTTTAAAGGCCTTTGTAGGTATACTAGAGCTTTGGATGAAAAGAGGCGACTAGTTCACGCAaactaacaaaaaattaatacagTCTGCTAACCTAAATTTTGATTCCAATAGGACAGTGATATTCGCCATGGAGGGTATAGGAGTTGTAATGCCAGTGGAAAACGAGATGAAGACGCCCAggaaatttttagggttccccaGCGTGCTGGTGGTGGCCATGTCCGTCATAGTGTTCTCCTACAGCACCCTCGGCCTCTTGGGCTACTTGAGATACGGCGATATACTGCGAGGTTCGATCACACTCAACCTGCCTATGGATGAATGGTAAGTGTTATAAgaatttttacgttttttttttacaattccaatttaaactttttaatcgggacttaacgcgacttatttaagtagtaatgctactacgagtacatactttttctcgacgtttcggccgtgttgcaacggccgtggtcacgaggggactgcaggagcgcgacgtcttcgtctgcaccgggcggtctgttctacgactaccctcgagttgtccaatatttgtgttccaatacactgaaagtcagtaggttcactgcgacacacaacactaactgtatccgggtttacacttatagtcgcgttaagtcccgattaatttaattataatgcaacgcgaaagtttaaaatgttatcaatTCCAATTTGTAAATAATAGGTTTTATTTATTCTCTATAGATTTTCATCTTTAGGCTAGTACGAAAGTTATTGTAGAGTATGACACAGTTACAAGCTTCGTAGTTTTAGGTAGAAGAATCTCCGAGTTGGTTTGGTAGATTTGGAGATTAGCCTTACAAACGTACAGAAAAcacaaactttataatattaggagtAAATTACTATAATGTCACTTGTCAAATGACAATTTATGTCAAATTGACATAAGTCAACTTCTTCTTCTGCTAAGATTGGATAACTCAACCATAATGTaataagtactaataatgtgataattaattgtttattagaaaataatttcatatcAATATGTTTAACTATTTTGTCTGTTGAGTTAATTGCTACctgtgtaattttatttcttagtcagTTGGCGGGTGGTACAGATtcacaaaatttgtattttttttttattttaattttctttatttaattattattttttacactataatattcatattaataatattatctattttattatatttattattcttattttaaGTGTACATGTCTGATACTGAATCTTATTTTACTGCCAATGAATCAAGTTTTACTTCCTCTGATGACGATAACTCTGTTATTACATTAGGTGATATTATAAGTCATAAGTTTAGCTACCAAAAGAACAGCGTTATTAACATTTGTCACATTAATGCGCAAAGTATTCCAAGTCATTTCAGTGACTTGACTGAAGCGTTCTCTGGTAAAAATGTACACGCTGTCCTGATTTCAGAGACCTGGTTCAAGCCGCATCTTCTCTCCACATCATATGCATTGCCTGGTTACGTTCTGATACGCAACGATCGGATTGATCGGCAAGGCGGTGGTGTTGCCATCTATCTCCGTAGTGATTTCCCCTTTAAAATAATTGCCTCCTCCCCTTCCGTATGCTCTGCTGCTGCAGAATACCTTTTCCTTGAAATCGGCATCAAAGGCACTAAAATAGCTCTTGGTGTAGTCTATTGTCCTCCTTGTTCGAATTATTTCTTACAACTTGAGCCTGTATTGGAAGTTTTGGGTTCGGAATATGCACATCACATCGTCATGGGTGACTTTAACACCGATCTATTAGATCAATCCTCCTTACGTACATCTAAACTTACACAAATAGTCGAATCAGCTAATCTCCATTTTTTACCGCTCTCTCCCACACACCACAACATCAATGGTAGTGACACCTGGCTGGATTTAATTCTTACATCTAATTCCGCCCCGATCCAATCCCATGGCCAATTCCCCGCTCCTGGTTTTTCCCACCATGACCTTATTTATATTTCCTACACTTTAAAACCATATCTAAACGTTGCTTTAAAAACATGGATTTGAGTAAGCTTAGACATGACGCAGCTAACATTAATTGGGAGCCACTACTTAACGCTTCAACCATCGACGACAAAgttgacatttttaataatattttaaataaccttTTTGATATTCACGCACCGCTTAAAAAAGTCAAACTAAAACGCAAACCAGCACATTGGCTTACTGCTGAAATTAGAACGGTAATGAGGTGCAGGGATCGTGCCTACGCGAAATTTAGACGTGATCGTTGTGAGGCTAATTGGAATAACTTTAAATTGGCTAGAAATCGTTGCAATCAGATGATACGCAATGCCAAACGCCGCCATATTCTCGAAAACGTTGCTTCTTCATCCCCATCCAATATTTGGAAATTTCTCGAAACAATCGGTGTGGGTAAGTCACAGGA
Coding sequences:
- the LOC121728743 gene encoding protein yellow, producing MKEFLVLCGLVALSSGAVKLTEHYSWNMLDWDYPDPYSKQQAYQTGELIPQNALPVGIERWRNKLFVSVPRWRPGIPGTLNYIPLDAPYDPSPKLIPYPSFAGNQLGDCDNGLTTVYRIKADKCDRLWVLDVGTYGYDPNVTNVCPYALNVYDLNTDTRIRRYVFRPEDIVPATFIANIALDEGSTCDDTFAYFSDELGYGLIAYSWELNRSWRFKHSYFMPDPLVGDFNIAGLNFQWDAEGIFGITASPRGSDGFRNLYFSPLTSHTEFAVSTRVLRNETKVGDSYKDFKVVGVRGPNSHTTAKVMDDSGVQLFSLIDQNAIGCWNSALQYKPQNIAVADKDDVGLIFPSDVKIDETRTVWVISDKMPVFLESDLDYTDVNFRIFSAPLDALVRGTVCEPSVPFTPPPQYSNNFDIMSVLNPQYQQFSLPNPNLQLSQNLVPQFPSQYFASQFPKPSYITRNRNRWSLKQNYLKK
- the LOC121728744 gene encoding proton-coupled amino acid transporter-like protein pathetic; protein product: MSVLNNMTDKDDKEYEPYDHRIVEKPCSNVRATANLIKASLGSGLLAGPLAFSNSGWGVGLLGTIIVGFICGHCIHILVKTSYGCCKIERKPQLGYAETCKTVFENGPQCLRRFANAASIFAEFALICTYVGVCCIYTVLISDSVKQLMDTYVPGVEISVEQYCLIILIPLCLMCQIKYLKWLAIFSLLANVFLMLTYLLCLYYAFQGDITIADKKIAGSLARFPAFISTVIFAMEGIGVVMPVENEMKTPRKFLGFPSVLVVAMSVIVFSYSTLGLLGYLRYGDILRGSITLNLPMDEWPAICAKVFIALSIFFTYPLQFYVVFDIFQRYSDTHGKEKYRTPLQILARVLGVCFCVAIGMALPLLEQIINIVGACFYSILGLVIPSVIETVFRWENLGRFKWILWKNIFIMLFGLFAVFAGCTVTILDIIKILNNRQP